In the genome of Anaerolineaceae bacterium oral taxon 439, the window AGGAGAGAAAACAGCGTTATGTCAAAGAAAGCGTCGAATTTTCAGAAAAAGGTAATGAGCCTCGGCTATCGCGGAAAAGAGATTTTTAAGCCAATCAATACCGGCCGAATCGATGAACATGTCGCCTGTATTCGAGAGTGGGTCGCAAACATATTCTTTTATACGAAGAACGGCGTGACGATCATGATCGACGCCGGATATAACTATGACCGGCTGAGGGAGAAAATGGGGTGGCTGGATATTGATCCGGCGGAAATTCAGCACATTCTGATCACGCATCAGGACACGGACCACGTCGGCGCGGTGGAAACGGACAGCGATCTGATGTTTAAGGATGCGACGCTTTATGTCGGGGAGGTCGAAAACCGGTACCTCACGGGAGAGGTGCGTCGAAAGGTACTCTTTGGTTGGTACCGGCTGCCGCTTGTTAAGATCGATAATCGAAAAATCCTGCTGAAAGACGGCGATATTTTCAATATCGGAGATATCCGGATTGAGGCGTTCCTGGTTCCGGGTCATACCTGGGGACATATGGTCTATCTGATCGATGACGCCTACCTGTTTACCGGCGATACGATCTGGTTCGGCGTGGATGGAGGCTATAGCTTTCTTAACGGCCTGGCCGAGGACAATCAGCTTGCGCTCCGTTCATTGGCGACGCTGGAACAAAAACTGAGAGCCAGAAAAAGGAGCCCGATCATTATCACGGGACATACGGGTTGGACGGACAGTCTGGATTTTGCATTTGCGCACCGGGATCAGATCTGCAACAGTTTTAGAAAGCAGGAGCCGCACGATCCGGACGCCCCGTATGATGCATATGATGACTCGGACGATACGGAAGAGAAAGCGCGGAATGTCAGCTTGCCGAAAGCAAACAAGGGAACGCGCGCGCATCCGACGGCGACGGGATAAAAGACGCGGTATTCTTTGATATTTCAGGATACAATAGTGGGACGGCTGCGCCCTGTTTTTATGGAAAGAATGGCTTTTTAATGTTGGATTGATTTTCGGTTTTTTATTTCGTTCTGCTGTTCGTGAAAGGAGTTCTGATGCGTACGCGAAGTTGGTTGTCGGTTCTATTGGCAGCTTTGTTTCTATTTTTCTGCTGTTCCGGCCCCTGCCT includes:
- a CDS encoding MBL fold metallo-hydrolase, translated to MSKKASNFQKKVMSLGYRGKEIFKPINTGRIDEHVACIREWVANIFFYTKNGVTIMIDAGYNYDRLREKMGWLDIDPAEIQHILITHQDTDHVGAVETDSDLMFKDATLYVGEVENRYLTGEVRRKVLFGWYRLPLVKIDNRKILLKDGDIFNIGDIRIEAFLVPGHTWGHMVYLIDDAYLFTGDTIWFGVDGGYSFLNGLAEDNQLALRSLATLEQKLRARKRSPIIITGHTGWTDSLDFAFAHRDQICNSFRKQEPHDPDAPYDAYDDSDDTEEKARNVSLPKANKGTRAHPTATG